The following are encoded together in the Pseudomonadota bacterium genome:
- a CDS encoding endoglucanase, whose amino-acid sequence MKKPVLGKMITLLVIVILFATYCNAASDIKDTRPLWGVAVEGLNINENQLKDFETETGAKPKIVVFYIQWPFSYLQEEVFLPDDSIEAIKRYGAVPCITWEPMYILNGKEFMISSNSILSGKYDAYIDSFAASIGKLDIPVMVRFAHEMNINRYHWGTDKNGYGPDSPKIYRKMFGYVVSRFKKANIKNAVWIFCPNAESIPNESCDSSAVWNRAANYYPGNDVVDIIGMDGYNWGTACTQKQQGWCSSWKSFHDIFKNLFEELKIIAPGKPVVVFETASVSDGGDKTQWISNALDTARQWGITGIVWFQIKKKMDWRINAHHDKKRAIIIHDKTSYSQEFLRSPAR is encoded by the coding sequence ATGAAAAAACCGGTTTTGGGGAAAATGATTACACTGTTAGTAATCGTTATTTTGTTTGCCACATATTGTAATGCTGCATCAGACATAAAAGATACGCGTCCCTTATGGGGTGTTGCAGTCGAAGGGCTCAATATTAATGAAAATCAATTAAAAGATTTTGAAACAGAAACCGGCGCAAAGCCAAAAATAGTAGTATTTTATATCCAGTGGCCCTTTTCATATCTTCAGGAGGAGGTTTTTTTGCCTGATGATAGTATTGAGGCAATCAAGCGCTATGGAGCTGTTCCCTGTATAACATGGGAACCCATGTACATCCTTAATGGCAAGGAATTCATGATTTCCTCAAATTCTATTCTGTCCGGAAAATACGATGCCTATATTGATTCTTTTGCAGCCTCAATAGGTAAATTGGACATACCGGTTATGGTCCGGTTTGCTCATGAAATGAATATCAACAGATACCACTGGGGAACGGATAAAAATGGATATGGGCCTGACAGTCCAAAGATCTATCGTAAAATGTTTGGATATGTGGTATCCAGATTCAAAAAGGCAAATATAAAAAATGCCGTTTGGATATTTTGCCCAAACGCAGAATCTATACCCAACGAATCTTGTGACTCATCTGCCGTATGGAACCGTGCTGCAAACTATTACCCAGGAAATGATGTTGTAGATATTATCGGAATGGATGGATATAACTGGGGAACAGCCTGTACACAAAAACAGCAGGGATGGTGCAGTTCATGGAAGTCATTTCATGACATTTTTAAAAATTTATTCGAAGAATTAAAAATCATTGCCCCGGGAAAACCGGTTGTTGTATTTGAGACTGCAAGCGTATCCGATGGCGGAGATAAAACACAATGGATCAGCAATGCCTTGGATACCGCACGACAATGGGGAATAACCGGAATTGTATGGTTTCAGATTAAAAAGAAAATGGACTGGCGTATCAATGCTCATCATGATAAGAAGCGGGCAATTATTATACATGACAAAACATCGTATTCTCAAGAATTTTTAAGGAGTCCGGCAAGGTGA